The Candidatus Binatus sp. sequence GTTCGCGCGCCTGGCGGAGCGCCAGCGGAAAATTCGATATCTCGGCCAATCCTTCGTCGCGGAGTTTTGCGAGCGATTCGCGCGCGAGGAACAGCACTCGTGCTTCGGTAAATTTCATTTCAATTCAGATCGATCTTACAGCGTGAAGTTTTTCTTCTCGGCGAGGCGCTGGCGAATCAGTCCGCGCAGCCGCGTAACGTCGAGGCGGGTGTCGCGGCGCGCTTCGGCCTCGGCCATCTGGTCGGCCTCTTCGTCGATTTTGGCTTCGGTTTCGAAATTTTCAGACATCAACTCGACCACGCAAGCGACCAGGTCCTTGAGGTCGGCTTTGGGCTTGACTGCGCCGCGATCGACGAGGCCCTGCACCAGATGATTCGCGAGCGCGTCGATTTGAGCTTCCCGAACCGCCATGGGTAGTTCCTTGCCCGCGCGTCAGCGGGGCTTCTTGGCGTTCTCTTTATCCTGCTCTTCCTTGTAAACGGCGTCCATCTTGGGTTCGAGGACTTCGTAAAATTCCTTGATATGGCCGATGTTGGCGGCGAGGTCGCCGGGAAACCATCGCAGCATCGAGGTCGAATCGGGGCGCGCGGTCCCCGAGCGCGAGCATACGTCGATATCGCCGGACGGCAGGATGGTGATTCTGACGTCGTCTTCCCAGCCGAAGATGCGCGTGCGGTAGATGCAATCGAGCGTGTAGTTATGCGGGTCGGCCTTGATGATTTTCCAGCCGCCGAGCGAATTGACGGTCTCCTGCGACAACTGAAACAGCTTCTGGCGCGAGAGGCCGGGGAAACCGCGGCGAATCAATTCCGGAAAGACGTCATCCTCTGGCGTCACACCAACGGTCGGAGTTGGCGTCGGTGTGGCGGTCGGGGACTGCTTCGCGGCGGCGATCAACTGGCGCATCTTCGCTTCTTCGGGCGACATCGGTACGGGCGACGGCGCCGCGGCGGCGTGGAGCACGCCGTTCGGCCCCATCTCGCAAACCACGCTGCCGTGGCCGTCTTTGCTGGCGGCGGCCGAATTCATCGTGACGAATCGAATCACGCGCTGCCTGGCGCCGGGCTTTTCGAAGGGCGTCTCGTTGTTCATCATGATCGCGATGCCCGCCACGGCGCCGGCGAGGCCGGCGGCGAAAATCACGAGCCGCAGCAATACGAAGAAGATTCGGCGCAGGAACGGCACGAAGATCAGCACCGCGACGGCGACCAGCGCTGCGACGAGAATCGGCAAAGTGAACATGCTCGGATGAATGCCTATCTGTTTTTGGAGGGAGTGCGCAAGCGCGTTTTCATAGCCTGAGCCAAAAACAACCGGCGCGATCTTTGAGGATCGCGCCGGCCTTTACGATTCGATAGTTCTTGTCAGCTCGATCAGGCGGGCGCTGCGGCGAAGCCCTCTTCGCCGTCGCCGCGCAGGATCGCGTCGAAGCGCTTGCCGAGATAGAAGCGGCGCGCTTCGTCATCGGTGACGGTGGCGCGGCGCACGTCACGGCGGCGAATCGGCCAGATGCCGCCAACCATCGGATGGCGCCCCTGCCGGTAGCTGAAAAAATAATAGGTGAACTGGCGGAGCACCGCGCGACGCGACTCGGCGTCGAGATTACGGCCTGCGCAAACGGTGAAAATCGTGTGCAGCAAGCGCGGAATCGAGTAGAAACCGAGGAACGCATCGCGATACGCGCCGAGCCAGCTTTCCGTGTCGAGCTTCTCGTGCTTCAGCGTCACGTGCTGCGAGTCGAGCTGGTTGAAATCCCAATCGATAATCGAGCCTTCCTTGGTGAAACGGACCTGGTCTTCGGTGCCCGGCAGCGGCGTCATGATAAAGAACGACACGATATCGAAGCCGATCTTCTTGAGCGTCGCCGCGGCAACGCGTCCGCAATCGGGGCCGTCGAACGGGAAGCCCAGCATGTAGCCCGCATGCACCGATACGCCGACCTTGTGCCAGTTCTCGACGACGCGCTTGTACTTGTCGATCACGTGGGCGCGCGCCGCTTCGATTTTCCACTTATGCTGGCGATCGTCGGTGTTCTGATACTTGGTCGCGAAGTTCAGATTGTCGGGATTGAGCGACTCGATTCCGACGAATGCCTGGTAGCATCCGGCGGCGGCGGCCAGTTCGGTAAATTTGCGGCTGCGGCGATGCTTGGCGGTCTCGGCCTCGCCCTCGGCGACATTCGCGTAGCATGACGCGTCCACGTCGACCTGCATCATGAAGGAGAGTTTCGGGTACTCTTTCTTCACGTCGATCAGGCCGGTCAGAATTTCTTCCCATCGCGGCGAGCGGAAGAAGTCGTCATCGACCAGGAACAGCGATTCGATACCGTGATTGCGGCACGCATCGCGCACCCAACTGACGACCGAATCAGGTTCGCGCGAGCGCATCGTGCGCCCCATCACATTTTTTACGCTGCAGTACGAGCAGGTGAAGGGGCATCCGCGCGAGGTATCGAGCGTGGTCATCGATTCGTTAAAAAATCGCGTTAGATATCGATCGTCGAGCACCGGCAGCAGCGAGTCGGTAATCAGCGGGACGATGATGTCGTCCTGGCCGGTCTTGGCGCGGATACCTTCGGTCACGGTGTAATGCTTCTGCAGGTCGCCGCGGAGAAAATCCTCGACGATCGCGCCCCAGATATTTTCCGCCTCGCCGACCACCGTGGTGACGCCGCATTCGTTTAGAAATTTGCATGAATCGGGGAACCCGCTGACGTGAAAACCACCCATCATGGTGGGCAGTCCCTCGGCGACAAATTGCAACGCGAGATCGCGCCCGCGCGGATACTGATTCGATTGCACGCCGGCCAGCCCCATCAGCAACTCGACGCCATCCTCGCGCGCCTTCTCCTTGATTGCCGTGATGGTCTGGGGGCTGACGATGCCGTCACATATCTCATCCCAGATGACGGTCTCGAGGCGGACATTGCGCTCGCCGGCGCAGCGCTTGTTGAACGCCTCATTCAGGGCGGTCAGGACGGTCAAAGTGTTGTTGGGCTGGACGCCATAGCGGAAATATTGGACGTAGCCCTCCTCGTCGTAGCGGGAGGGTTTTATGAAATAAACCCGGATTGTGC is a genomic window containing:
- a CDS encoding radical SAM protein, yielding MVLLAFFGIFLVFGAAVLYWLLGTSRYGGNRSTVTLQLTATQAALAHGAVKPEPCRTIRVYFIKPSRYDEEGYVQYFRYGVQPNNTLTVLTALNEAFNKRCAGERNVRLETVIWDEICDGIVSPQTITAIKEKAREDGVELLMGLAGVQSNQYPRGRDLALQFVAEGLPTMMGGFHVSGFPDSCKFLNECGVTTVVGEAENIWGAIVEDFLRGDLQKHYTVTEGIRAKTGQDDIIVPLITDSLLPVLDDRYLTRFFNESMTTLDTSRGCPFTCSYCSVKNVMGRTMRSREPDSVVSWVRDACRNHGIESLFLVDDDFFRSPRWEEILTGLIDVKKEYPKLSFMMQVDVDASCYANVAEGEAETAKHRRSRKFTELAAAAGCYQAFVGIESLNPDNLNFATKYQNTDDRQHKWKIEAARAHVIDKYKRVVENWHKVGVSVHAGYMLGFPFDGPDCGRVAAATLKKIGFDIVSFFIMTPLPGTEDQVRFTKEGSIIDWDFNQLDSQHVTLKHEKLDTESWLGAYRDAFLGFYSIPRLLHTIFTVCAGRNLDAESRRAVLRQFTYYFFSYRQGRHPMVGGIWPIRRRDVRRATVTDDEARRFYLGKRFDAILRGDGEEGFAAAPA
- a CDS encoding DUF507 family protein codes for the protein MAVREAQIDALANHLVQGLVDRGAVKPKADLKDLVACVVELMSENFETEAKIDEEADQMAEAEARRDTRLDVTRLRGLIRQRLAEKKNFTL